A region of Paenimyroides aestuarii DNA encodes the following proteins:
- a CDS encoding DUF2200 domain-containing protein — translation MKSTAERVYKMSFASVYPHYIAKAEKKGKTKAEVDTIIFWLTGYDETALQKVLESKVNFEDFFNNAPELHANATKITGVICGYRIEDIEDPIIKQVRYLDKLIDELAKGRAMEKILRK, via the coding sequence ATGAAAAGTACTGCTGAACGCGTTTATAAAATGTCTTTTGCATCGGTATATCCACATTATATTGCAAAAGCTGAAAAGAAAGGAAAAACAAAGGCTGAAGTTGATACAATTATCTTTTGGCTTACTGGTTATGATGAAACCGCGCTTCAGAAGGTGCTAGAAAGCAAGGTGAATTTTGAAGATTTTTTCAACAATGCACCCGAACTTCATGCAAATGCAACGAAAATAACGGGTGTGATTTGTGGCTATCGTATTGAAGATATTGAAGACCCTATCATAAAGCAAGTTCGGTATTTAGACAAACTGATTGATGAGTTGGCAAAAGGCAGAGCTATGGAAAAAATCTTGAGAAAATAA
- a CDS encoding TIGR02117 family protein, with protein sequence MKTLKKIVAYLLLIIGFFVIYLALATAVSYIPVNKDQSQYKDQNLSVYIVTNGVHTDIVVPYFNEVYDWRSYLDPSLTPGKRTSAQWVGFGWGDKGFYLQTPEWKDLKASVAFKAAFWLSESAMHVTYHDQMIADQDCIEIKLNKEQYKQLCAFILNRFDQDNDKLQLIATDQNYGQNDVFYEAKGRYNLFYTCNTWANNALKSAGLKASFFTLWDTGIFYQYKQ encoded by the coding sequence TTGAAAACACTAAAAAAAATTGTGGCATATTTACTGTTGATTATTGGTTTTTTTGTGATTTATCTGGCATTGGCTACTGCCGTATCTTACATTCCTGTAAATAAAGACCAATCGCAGTACAAAGATCAAAACCTATCGGTTTATATTGTAACAAATGGCGTACACACTGACATAGTTGTACCTTATTTCAATGAAGTGTACGATTGGCGCAGCTACTTGGATCCTTCACTAACACCTGGCAAAAGAACTTCTGCGCAATGGGTGGGTTTTGGATGGGGCGATAAAGGTTTTTATCTGCAAACCCCCGAATGGAAAGATTTAAAAGCATCGGTAGCCTTTAAAGCGGCCTTTTGGTTGAGTGAATCGGCAATGCATGTAACCTATCACGATCAAATGATTGCTGACCAAGATTGTATTGAAATTAAATTAAACAAAGAACAATACAAGCAATTGTGCGCATTTATTTTAAACCGATTTGATCAGGACAACGACAAACTGCAACTGATTGCAACCGATCAAAACTATGGGCAAAACGATGTTTTTTATGAAGCAAAAGGCAGATACAATTTGTTCTATACCTGCAACACTTGGGCAAACAACGCTTTAAAGTCGGCAGGTTTAAAAGCTTCCTTCTTCACCCTTTGGGACACGGGTATTTTTTATCAATACAAGCAATAA
- a CDS encoding restriction endonuclease subunit S: MVKNNWQIKKLRDIGKIISGGTPSTSISEYWNGDINWISPSDLTGYVEKKIKKGKKSITEEGLKKSSAKLMPKGSILFSSRAPIGYVVIADTELCTNQGFKSIIPNENLSSDYIYYFLKASKQKAESIASGTTFKEISLKVFSEIEIPVPPLETQHAIVSKIEELFSELDQGIADLKTAQEQLKVYRQSVLKHAFEGKLTNKNVKEGELPEGWEKLKIGDFAKVKGGKRLPKGHFYSEEQTQYPYIRVTDFCNQTVNKYKLKYLHPETQFAIKNYTISKNDVYISIAGTIGVVGTIPEQLDGANLTENAAKITEFNKVYNKFLSLFLSSIEAQIQIKSKTKITTQPKLSLYRILDIDVPIPSLEEQHVIVQEIESRLSVADKMEESIQESLQKAEALRQSILKKAFSGQLL; this comes from the coding sequence ATGGTTAAAAACAACTGGCAAATAAAAAAGTTAAGGGATATTGGTAAAATTATATCTGGAGGAACTCCTTCAACAAGTATTTCAGAATATTGGAATGGAGATATAAATTGGATTTCACCTTCAGACTTAACGGGGTATGTTGAAAAGAAAATTAAGAAAGGAAAAAAGTCAATAACAGAAGAAGGTTTGAAAAAATCTTCTGCCAAATTAATGCCTAAAGGTTCTATTTTATTTTCTTCACGTGCACCTATCGGTTATGTTGTAATTGCAGATACTGAATTATGTACTAATCAAGGATTTAAGAGTATAATTCCAAATGAAAATTTAAGTAGTGACTATATATATTATTTTTTAAAAGCTTCTAAACAAAAAGCTGAAAGTATTGCAAGTGGTACTACATTTAAAGAAATTTCATTAAAAGTATTTTCTGAAATTGAAATCCCCGTTCCCCCACTTGAAACCCAACATGCCATCGTTTCCAAAATAGAAGAACTTTTTAGCGAGTTAGACCAAGGCATAGCCGATTTAAAAACCGCACAAGAACAATTAAAAGTGTACCGCCAAAGTGTTTTAAAACACGCTTTTGAAGGAAAACTAACCAATAAAAATGTAAAAGAGGGTGAGTTGCCTGAGGGGTGGGAAAAATTAAAAATTGGTGATTTCGCAAAAGTTAAAGGAGGTAAAAGATTACCTAAAGGACATTTTTATTCTGAAGAACAAACTCAGTATCCTTATATAAGAGTCACGGATTTTTGCAATCAAACTGTCAATAAATATAAGTTAAAGTATTTACATCCTGAAACACAATTTGCAATTAAAAATTACACGATTTCGAAAAATGATGTATATATATCAATTGCAGGTACAATAGGCGTTGTTGGAACTATTCCTGAACAATTAGATGGAGCAAATTTGACTGAAAATGCAGCAAAAATCACAGAATTTAATAAAGTTTATAATAAGTTTTTATCTCTATTTTTATCAAGCATAGAAGCTCAAATACAAATTAAAAGCAAGACCAAAATAACTACCCAACCAAAGTTATCACTATATAGAATTCTTGATATTGATGTTCCTATTCCATCATTAGAAGAACAACACGTTATCGTTCAAGAAATCGAAAGTCGTTTAAGTGTTGCCGATAAAATGGAGGAAAGTATTCAAGAGAGTTTACAAAAAGCAGAAGCGTTAAGGCAAAGTATATTGAAAAAGGCGTTTAGTGGGCAACTGCTTTAA
- a CDS encoding class I SAM-dependent DNA methyltransferase, with protein MSNANSTIVSKVWAFCQTLRDDGVGYGDYLEQLTYLLFLKMAHEYSLPPHNRNLNIPTNLNWESLLYKSGEELEVHYTKMLRELGQSKGILGQIFTKSQNKIQDPAKLFKLIKMIDAENWVMMGVKDKGDIYEGLLEKNAEDTKSGAGQYFTPRPLIKAMVTCLNPQPMKTIGDPACGTGGFFLAAYDHLTEQNLDKEQKQFLKYHTFRGNEIVASTRRLALMNLFLHNIGDIDSDNFISPNDSLVADNGDRFDYILANPPFGKKSSMTITNEAGEQEKDDLTYNRQDFWVTTSNKQLNFVQHIKTQLKENGKAAVVLPDNVLFEGGAGESVRKKLLETTNLHTILRLPTGIFYANGVKANVLFFDGKPASKEVWTKEIWVYDYRTNIHHTLKKNPLKYSDLQEFLDLYLDGNTAKRKETYSETNPEGRWRKFSYDEVIARDKTSLDITWLKDKSLADLDNLPDPDELAEEIVENIEAGLESFRAIIASLKS; from the coding sequence ATGAGCAACGCAAATTCCACAATAGTAAGCAAAGTATGGGCCTTTTGTCAAACCCTGAGAGATGATGGGGTAGGTTATGGCGATTACCTAGAGCAATTAACGTATTTACTGTTTTTAAAAATGGCACACGAGTACAGTTTGCCACCGCATAATCGTAACTTAAATATTCCAACCAATTTAAACTGGGAAAGTCTTTTGTACAAAAGCGGAGAAGAATTAGAAGTGCATTATACGAAAATGCTGCGTGAGTTGGGGCAAAGCAAAGGTATTTTAGGGCAAATTTTTACTAAAAGTCAAAATAAAATACAAGACCCAGCCAAGCTTTTCAAACTCATCAAAATGATAGATGCTGAAAACTGGGTCATGATGGGCGTAAAAGACAAAGGCGACATTTACGAAGGCTTGTTAGAGAAAAACGCAGAAGATACCAAAAGTGGTGCAGGGCAGTACTTTACCCCTAGACCATTAATCAAAGCGATGGTCACGTGTTTGAATCCGCAACCTATGAAAACCATAGGCGATCCTGCTTGTGGTACAGGAGGTTTCTTTTTAGCGGCTTACGACCATTTAACCGAGCAAAACTTAGACAAAGAGCAAAAGCAGTTTTTAAAATACCACACGTTCAGAGGTAACGAAATTGTGGCTAGTACGCGTCGATTGGCGTTAATGAACTTGTTTTTACACAACATAGGTGATATTGATTCGGATAATTTTATTTCGCCAAACGATTCCCTTGTAGCCGATAATGGCGACCGCTTTGATTATATCTTAGCCAATCCGCCTTTCGGTAAAAAAAGTAGCATGACCATTACCAACGAAGCAGGCGAACAAGAAAAAGACGATTTAACCTATAACCGTCAGGATTTCTGGGTTACTACCAGTAACAAGCAATTAAACTTCGTACAACACATTAAAACCCAATTAAAAGAAAATGGTAAAGCGGCAGTTGTCTTACCTGATAATGTATTGTTTGAAGGTGGTGCTGGGGAATCGGTTCGTAAAAAGTTATTAGAAACCACTAATTTACATACCATTTTACGTTTACCAACGGGTATTTTCTATGCCAATGGTGTAAAAGCGAATGTATTGTTCTTTGATGGTAAACCCGCTAGTAAAGAAGTTTGGACAAAAGAGATTTGGGTGTACGATTACAGAACCAATATTCATCATACCTTAAAGAAAAACCCATTAAAATATAGCGACTTACAAGAGTTCCTTGATTTGTATTTAGATGGTAATACGGCTAAAAGAAAAGAAACGTATTCAGAAACCAATCCAGAAGGCAGATGGCGTAAATTTTCTTACGATGAAGTCATTGCTAGAGACAAAACGAGTTTAGACATAACGTGGTTGAAAGACAAATCTCTAGCCGATTTAGACAACTTACCTGACCCTGATGAATTAGCAGAAGAAATTGTAGAAAACATCGAAGCAGGTTTGGAGAGTTTTAGAGCGATTATTGCGAGTTTGAAAAGTTAA
- the ychF gene encoding redox-regulated ATPase YchF produces MKAGIVGLPNVGKSTLFNCLSNAKAQSANFPFCTIEPNIGVVNVPDPRINKLEELVKPERVQMATVDIVDIAGLVKGASKGEGLGNQFLGNIRECNAIIHVLRCFDNDNIVHVDGSVDPIRDKETIDIELQLKDLETVEKRLEKTKKAAKTGNKDAQAETALLERIREALLQAKSARTIVPQNQDEEALLNDFQLITSKPVLYVCNVNEEAAVNGNQYVEKVKELVKDENAEVIVLSVGAEADITELESYEERQIFLEDMGLTEPGSAVLIRAAYKLLNLQTYFTAGVKEVRAWTIKVGDTAPKAAGVIHTDFEKGFIRAEVIAYDDYVAYGSEAKVKEAGKLRVEGKEYIVKDGDVMHFRFNV; encoded by the coding sequence ATGAAAGCAGGTATTGTAGGATTACCAAATGTGGGAAAATCAACATTGTTCAACTGTTTGTCTAATGCAAAAGCACAAAGTGCAAACTTTCCCTTTTGTACCATTGAACCCAATATTGGGGTGGTAAATGTACCCGATCCTCGAATTAATAAATTAGAAGAATTGGTAAAACCAGAACGCGTGCAAATGGCAACTGTAGATATTGTTGATATCGCCGGTTTGGTAAAAGGTGCAAGTAAAGGCGAAGGTTTAGGAAACCAATTCTTAGGAAATATCCGAGAGTGTAATGCGATTATTCATGTGTTGCGTTGTTTTGATAATGATAATATAGTACATGTTGATGGCAGTGTAGATCCCATTCGCGATAAAGAAACCATAGATATTGAATTGCAGCTGAAAGATTTAGAAACAGTTGAAAAACGTTTAGAAAAAACTAAAAAAGCTGCCAAAACAGGTAATAAAGATGCACAAGCAGAAACGGCTTTGTTAGAACGTATTCGTGAAGCATTGTTACAGGCAAAATCGGCAAGAACAATTGTTCCGCAAAATCAAGACGAAGAAGCTTTGTTAAATGATTTTCAATTAATCACCTCTAAACCTGTGCTTTATGTGTGCAATGTAAACGAAGAAGCAGCTGTAAATGGCAATCAATATGTTGAAAAGGTAAAAGAGTTGGTAAAAGATGAAAATGCAGAAGTAATTGTTTTATCAGTTGGTGCCGAGGCAGATATTACAGAATTAGAAAGCTATGAAGAGCGTCAGATTTTCTTAGAAGACATGGGATTAACAGAACCAGGTTCAGCAGTATTGATTCGTGCAGCTTACAAATTATTGAATTTGCAAACCTATTTTACCGCAGGTGTGAAAGAAGTACGTGCATGGACTATTAAAGTTGGTGATACCGCTCCAAAGGCAGCAGGTGTTATTCATACCGATTTTGAAAAAGGATTTATTCGTGCCGAAGTAATTGCTTATGATGATTATGTTGCTTACGGTTCAGAAGCAAAAGTAAAAGAAGCCGGAAAACTACGTGTTGAAGGTAAAGAATATATCGTGAAAGACGGCGATGTGATGCATTTCCGTTTTAATGTATAA
- a CDS encoding DUF433 domain-containing protein: MFENKLEIGNGIFTTQEIAQILQLPYSKVRTWITKYWDGELGKFYEKNYSWSIENTKAVGFHTLIEFYVMMQFAEAGVKTKEVLKAHKELSDMYKTNFPFAKEEVLRNIKTDKLKVYLKQNGDTISLDGTKQLNLDLISMFFHNLDFGKDNLASRFWPLGKKRSVVCDPHHKFGQPTIYGTNIQSEAIYRMYKAKEPIRFIASIYEVSEKAVKDAIEFHKKAA; this comes from the coding sequence ATGTTCGAAAATAAATTAGAAATAGGAAACGGAATATTTACTACGCAAGAAATTGCTCAAATTCTTCAATTACCTTACAGTAAAGTAAGAACTTGGATAACCAAATATTGGGATGGAGAATTAGGGAAATTTTACGAAAAGAATTACTCTTGGTCTATTGAAAACACAAAGGCTGTGGGATTTCATACATTAATTGAGTTTTATGTAATGATGCAGTTTGCAGAAGCGGGAGTTAAAACAAAAGAAGTTTTAAAAGCGCATAAAGAACTTTCGGATATGTATAAAACAAATTTTCCATTTGCAAAAGAAGAAGTTTTAAGAAATATTAAAACAGATAAACTAAAAGTTTATTTAAAGCAAAATGGAGATACCATTTCATTAGATGGAACTAAACAATTAAACTTAGATTTAATTTCAATGTTTTTCCATAATCTTGATTTTGGAAAAGATAATTTAGCTTCAAGATTTTGGCCACTTGGAAAGAAACGTAGCGTAGTTTGTGACCCTCATCACAAATTTGGACAACCAACAATTTACGGTACAAACATTCAATCTGAAGCGATTTACAGAATGTATAAAGCTAAAGAACCAATTCGTTTTATAGCTTCTATTTACGAAGTCTCTGAAAAAGCAGTTAAAGATGCGATAGAGTTTCACAAAAAAGCTGCATAA
- a CDS encoding YihY/virulence factor BrkB family protein → MMIKDKFKGIFNLLKVSVNEFLEDNCIKFSASLSYFTIFSIPPLAILIITSAGYFFGEEAVRGEFFSQIESLVGAKAAFQIQEAIKNIKLSTNLNVTAIVGAVTLLFSASGIFAEIQSSINEIWELKPKPKKGIIRFVVNRLLSFSMIGALGFVLLVSLIANSVIDYMYDQLSSLFNSDTVFLASAINTTFVAVIITIIFGFIFKTLPDGKLGWKETFVGSAFTAVLFMVGKWAIGLYLGNSAQLDLYGAAGSVLVILVWVYYSAIILYFGAVFTKNYSEIYGKPIQPNKYSVRIIYKEEEVLFAKTDDEINKKLESSQK, encoded by the coding sequence ATGATGATAAAAGATAAATTTAAAGGAATATTTAATCTACTAAAAGTTTCTGTAAACGAATTTTTAGAAGATAATTGTATCAAATTTAGTGCTTCGCTTTCCTATTTTACCATTTTTTCAATACCTCCTTTAGCGATATTAATCATCACTTCGGCTGGATATTTCTTTGGTGAAGAAGCTGTTCGCGGAGAGTTTTTCAGTCAAATCGAAAGTTTAGTGGGTGCCAAAGCAGCCTTTCAAATTCAAGAAGCCATAAAAAACATCAAACTATCTACCAATTTGAATGTTACGGCAATAGTGGGAGCCGTTACTTTGTTGTTTTCGGCGTCGGGTATTTTTGCTGAAATTCAAAGTTCCATCAATGAAATTTGGGAACTAAAACCTAAACCCAAAAAGGGAATTATACGGTTTGTTGTGAACCGACTGCTGTCTTTTTCAATGATTGGTGCCTTAGGATTTGTGCTATTGGTGAGTTTAATTGCCAATTCGGTAATCGATTATATGTATGATCAATTAAGCAGTTTGTTTAATAGCGACACAGTTTTTCTGGCATCAGCCATTAATACCACTTTCGTAGCAGTTATCATCACCATAATTTTTGGATTCATATTTAAAACATTGCCCGATGGCAAATTAGGCTGGAAGGAAACATTTGTAGGGTCTGCATTTACCGCTGTTTTATTTATGGTTGGAAAATGGGCGATAGGTTTATATTTAGGAAATTCCGCACAATTGGATTTATACGGAGCAGCAGGCTCGGTTTTAGTGATATTAGTTTGGGTATATTATTCAGCAATTATCTTATATTTTGGAGCTGTTTTCACTAAAAATTACTCAGAGATTTATGGCAAACCCATTCAGCCCAATAAATATTCTGTTCGAATTATTTATAAAGAAGAGGAAGTGTTGTTTGCAAAAACCGATGATGAAATCAATAAAAAATTAGAATCGTCTCAAAAATAA
- a CDS encoding type I restriction endonuclease subunit R gives MHNQNPEQIARDEIDKQLIACGWVIQNKSQINLAATIGVAVREYQTNVGPADYVLFVNQIPVGVIEAKRSELGQSLSMVEEQGEDYANAKLKYLDNQPLPFVYISTGDITKFTNYKDPKPRAREVFTFHRPETLGLWLKNEKSLRTGLLDIPELPTDRLRDCQIDTITNLEKSFKDFKPKSLVQMATGSGKTFTAITFIYRLLKFAKAKRVLFLVDTKNLGEQAEQEFMAYLPNDSNSKFTELYPVTRLKSSFIPQDNQVYISTIQRMYSILKGTELEESAEELNPYEFVPSKEPVPVVYNEKIPIEFFDFIVIDECHRSIYNLWRQVLDYFDAFQVGLTATPDNRTFMYFNQNVVSDYGYEKAVVDGVLVPYNVFTIETKISKEGAAIGVGEQVDKRERLTRKKFWETVDEDISYSSKQLDKDIVNPSTIRSIVKAVRDNLPNMFPDRFDEHGNFEVPKMLIFAKSDSHAEDIIDIVREEFGEENKFCKKITYQSTEDPKSILSQFRNEYYPRVAVTVDMIATGTDIRPLEVLLFMRDVKSKSYYEQMKGRGTRTCTLEELRKTGTPTAKYNKDHFVIIDAIGVEKSQKTDSRPLEKAPGVALKDVLGNIAMGNRSEEMLTTLANRLIRLDRQINPKEKEKFAELANGLEIKQVVQKLLQAYDPDVIQNLEFRIQNDLKGQAPAVIEQAIETEHRAIIEQAVAVLHNPDLRNYIIDVRKKYDQIIDTLNIDEVTNMGWVKDVTEQAQSIVTAFETWVANNQDEALALQIFYGEPYRRRELTYKMIRDLYEKLVLEQPTLNAPKLWDAYAELEDNQINDKNNGNNKNKNRTEKPKQDLVLLVSVIRKALQIDEYLTAYDKTVDRNFQEWIFKKNAGQHNTFTEEQMQWLRMIKDYIANSFHLDTEDFELNPFNAYGGLGKFYQLFGNQYMEIIEELNEVLAA, from the coding sequence ATGCATAATCAAAACCCAGAACAAATAGCTCGTGATGAAATAGACAAGCAGTTAATTGCTTGCGGTTGGGTGATACAAAATAAGTCGCAAATTAATTTAGCGGCTACTATTGGTGTTGCGGTACGTGAGTATCAGACTAATGTTGGTCCAGCTGATTATGTCTTATTTGTAAATCAAATTCCTGTTGGAGTTATTGAAGCCAAACGTTCTGAATTAGGGCAATCGTTGTCGATGGTGGAGGAGCAGGGAGAAGATTATGCGAATGCCAAACTCAAATATTTAGATAATCAACCTTTACCATTCGTTTATATCAGTACGGGCGACATTACTAAGTTTACCAATTACAAAGATCCAAAACCGAGAGCTAGAGAAGTATTTACGTTTCACCGACCTGAAACTTTAGGATTGTGGTTGAAAAATGAAAAAAGTCTAAGAACTGGTTTATTGGATATTCCTGAATTGCCTACTGACCGTTTGCGTGATTGTCAAATTGATACGATTACCAATCTTGAAAAATCATTTAAGGATTTCAAGCCGAAGTCATTAGTACAAATGGCAACAGGTTCAGGGAAAACCTTTACTGCGATTACCTTTATTTATCGCTTACTGAAATTTGCTAAGGCAAAACGTGTTCTGTTTTTAGTGGATACCAAAAACTTAGGGGAACAAGCCGAACAAGAATTCATGGCGTATTTACCGAATGATTCTAACAGTAAGTTTACCGAATTATATCCTGTAACTCGATTAAAAAGCAGTTTCATTCCACAAGATAATCAGGTGTATATTAGTACGATTCAGCGTATGTATTCGATTTTAAAAGGTACGGAATTAGAAGAAAGTGCCGAAGAATTGAATCCGTATGAGTTTGTACCTAGTAAAGAGCCTGTGCCAGTAGTGTACAATGAAAAAATACCGATTGAGTTTTTCGATTTCATCGTAATTGACGAATGTCACCGCAGTATTTACAATTTGTGGCGACAAGTGTTGGATTACTTTGATGCGTTTCAAGTGGGCTTAACCGCTACGCCTGATAACCGTACGTTTATGTATTTCAATCAGAATGTAGTATCGGATTATGGCTATGAAAAAGCGGTGGTAGATGGTGTTTTGGTGCCGTATAATGTATTTACTATTGAAACTAAAATATCCAAAGAAGGTGCTGCTATTGGTGTAGGCGAGCAAGTAGACAAACGCGAACGCTTAACCCGTAAAAAGTTTTGGGAAACCGTAGATGAAGATATTAGTTACTCGAGCAAACAATTGGATAAAGACATTGTGAATCCTAGTACCATTCGAAGTATTGTTAAAGCCGTTCGTGATAATTTGCCGAATATGTTTCCCGACCGTTTTGACGAACATGGCAATTTCGAAGTACCCAAAATGCTAATTTTTGCCAAAAGCGACAGTCATGCCGAAGATATTATTGACATTGTTCGAGAGGAATTTGGCGAAGAAAATAAGTTTTGTAAAAAGATTACCTATCAATCTACCGAAGACCCCAAAAGCATTTTGAGTCAGTTTCGAAACGAATACTATCCTCGTGTAGCGGTTACGGTAGATATGATTGCAACAGGAACCGACATCAGACCGCTGGAAGTATTGTTGTTTATGCGTGATGTGAAGAGTAAAAGTTACTACGAACAAATGAAAGGTCGTGGTACGCGAACTTGTACGTTAGAAGAATTACGCAAAACAGGAACGCCAACTGCAAAATACAACAAAGACCATTTTGTGATTATTGATGCCATTGGAGTTGAAAAATCACAAAAAACCGATAGCCGACCTTTAGAAAAAGCCCCTGGTGTGGCGTTAAAAGATGTGTTGGGAAATATTGCCATGGGCAACCGCTCGGAAGAAATGTTAACGACTTTAGCCAATCGTTTGATTCGTTTAGACCGCCAAATTAACCCGAAAGAAAAAGAAAAATTTGCCGAGTTAGCCAATGGTTTAGAGATTAAGCAAGTGGTACAAAAGTTATTGCAAGCGTACGACCCAGATGTAATTCAGAATTTAGAATTTAGAATTCAGAATGATTTAAAAGGACAAGCGCCAGCCGTTATAGAACAAGCCATTGAAACGGAGCACCGTGCTATTATAGAACAAGCCGTTGCGGTGTTGCATAATCCTGATTTACGCAATTACATTATAGACGTACGCAAAAAATACGACCAAATAATTGATACCCTCAATATAGACGAAGTAACCAATATGGGTTGGGTAAAAGACGTTACCGAGCAAGCGCAAAGCATCGTAACCGCTTTTGAAACTTGGGTAGCCAATAACCAAGACGAAGCCTTAGCCTTGCAAATCTTTTATGGTGAACCGTACCGAAGAAGGGAATTGACCTATAAAATGATACGCGATTTGTATGAGAAATTGGTTTTGGAACAACCTACCTTGAACGCACCTAAACTTTGGGATGCTTATGCGGAATTGGAAGACAACCAAATCAATGACAAGAACAATGGCAATAACAAGAACAAAAATAGAACTGAGAAACCCAAACAAGATTTGGTACTGTTGGTTTCTGTGATTCGTAAAGCCTTACAAATAGACGAGTATTTAACGGCCTATGACAAAACGGTAGATAGAAACTTTCAAGAGTGGATATTTAAGAAAAATGCAGGGCAACACAATACCTTTACCGAAGAGCAAATGCAATGGTTGCGCATGATTAAAGACTATATTGCCAACTCCTTTCATTTAGACACCGAAGATTTTGAACTGAACCCGTTTAACGCATACGGTGGTTTAGGTAAGTTTTACCAGTTGTTTGGTAACCAGTATATGGAAATTATAGAAGAATTAAACGAAGTATTAGCGGCTTAA
- the tnpA gene encoding IS200/IS605 family transposase — protein MANTYHQVYIQAVFAVKYREAVLHNEWRKDVFAVIGNLINETGCKTIIVNGVEDHVHCFFGLKPTVSISELMKTVKAKSSKFINDNRFLINRFEWQEGYGAFSYSHSQINNVYNYVKNQESHHKKENFKEEYLNFLEKFNIPFDERYIFEDLK, from the coding sequence ATGGCAAACACCTATCATCAAGTTTATATTCAGGCAGTCTTTGCAGTGAAATATAGAGAAGCGGTTCTTCATAATGAATGGAGAAAAGATGTCTTTGCGGTTATTGGTAATCTTATTAATGAAACTGGATGCAAAACCATAATTGTTAATGGTGTTGAAGATCATGTGCATTGCTTTTTTGGATTAAAACCAACGGTATCTATATCTGAATTAATGAAAACGGTTAAAGCAAAATCTTCAAAGTTTATTAATGATAATCGTTTTTTAATAAATCGATTTGAATGGCAAGAAGGATATGGTGCATTTTCATATAGTCATTCTCAAATTAACAATGTTTATAACTACGTAAAGAATCAAGAATCACATCACAAAAAAGAAAATTTTAAAGAAGAGTATCTAAATTTTTTAGAAAAATTTAATATCCCATTTGATGAACGTTATATCTTTGAGGATTTAAAATAA
- a CDS encoding PIN-like domain-containing protein gives MRKYKVYIDENMPSQLARGLNELQQPQNAKDGFEIEVLSIKEVFGQGALDEDWIPKLGEEKGIVITQDFNIQNTKHQRELYQQAGVGIFFLKTPSKSGFQYWDFVKKMIGEWESIKKIIKKENVPFAYRGSSNKPFEKMEF, from the coding sequence ATGAGGAAATATAAAGTTTACATAGATGAAAATATGCCATCTCAGTTAGCTAGAGGGCTAAACGAATTGCAACAACCTCAAAATGCAAAAGATGGTTTTGAAATAGAAGTTTTATCTATCAAAGAAGTTTTTGGACAAGGTGCACTTGATGAAGATTGGATTCCTAAACTTGGTGAGGAAAAAGGGATTGTCATCACACAAGATTTTAACATACAAAATACTAAACATCAAAGAGAATTATATCAGCAAGCAGGAGTAGGAATATTTTTCTTAAAAACACCTTCAAAGAGTGGTTTTCAATATTGGGATTTTGTAAAGAAAATGATTGGAGAGTGGGAGTCTATTAAAAAAATAATAAAAAAGGAAAATGTTCCTTTTGCTTACAGAGGATCTTCAAATAAACCATTTGAAAAAATGGAATTTTAA